The Rhododendron vialii isolate Sample 1 chromosome 6a, ASM3025357v1 genome includes a window with the following:
- the LOC131328880 gene encoding protein PHOSPHATE-INDUCED 1-like — MAYFVPQLLLLISLFQLSFAARKLTELVQDQPNTLMQYHNGPLLSGKMPVNLIWYGKFTPSQRAIVSDFVTSLSSPPPQTQPSVAAWWKTTEKYYKLAKSKKPSSLSLSLGKQMLDENYSLGKSLTQKQIVQLASKGDQMNAINVVLTSADVTVDGFCMSRCGTHGSSKGNVQAKGKNYKFAYIWVGNSETQCPGQCAWPFHQPIYGPQNPPLVAPNQDVGMDGMVINLASLLAGTATNPFGNGYYQGPADAPLEAASACSGVYAKGAFPGYAGELLVDRTTGASYNANAANGRKYLVPALFDPTTSTCSTLV, encoded by the coding sequence ATGGCTTACTTCGTTCCACAACTCCTCCTCTTAATCTCTCTCTTCCAACTCTCATTCGCAGCCAGAAAACTCACCGAGTTAGTCCAAGATCAACCCAATACACTAATGCAATACCACAACGGCCCTCTTCTTTCCGGCAAAATGCCAGTCAACCTCATTTGGTACGGCAAATTCACTCCTTCCCAACGAGCCATAGTCTCCGACTTTGTCACCTCGCTGTCTTCTCCCCCACCACAAACCCAACCATCGGTCGCCGCGTGGTGGAAAACCACCGAGAAATACTACAAACTAGCCAAATCGAAAAAACCCTCGTCACTTTCTTTGTCCCTGGGAAAACAAATGCTCGACGAGAATTACTCGCTGGGAAAATCCCTCACGCAGAAACAGATCGTGCAGTTGGCGTCGAAGGGCGATCAGATGAACGCAATCAACGTTGTACTGACATCCGCCGACGTCACCGTGGATGGGTTTTGTATGAGCCGGTGCGGGACGCACGGGTCTTCCAAGGGTAATGTCCAAGCAAAAGGGAAAAATTACAAGTTCGCCTATATTTGGGTCGGTAACTCGGAGACTCAGTGCCCGGGTCAGTGCGCTTGGCCGTTCCACCAGCCTATTTACGGACCACAGAACCCACCTTTGGTCGCACCCAACCAAGATGTGGGTATGGATGGGATGGTGATCAACCTGGCTAGCCTATTGGCCGGGACCGCTACGAACCCATTTGGAAATGGCTACTACCAGGGCCCGGCCGATGCTCCGCTAGAGGCTGCATCGGCTTGTTCCGGGGTGTACGCTAAAGGAGCGTTCCCTGGATACGCAGGGGAGCTTTTGGTGGACCGTACCACGGGTGCTAGCTATAATGCCAATGCTGCTAATGGGAGGAAGTATTTGGTTCCCGCTTTGTTTGATCCGACTACATCGACTTGTTCCACTTTGGTTTAA
- the LOC131328881 gene encoding protein PHOSPHATE-INDUCED 1-like, whose product MASFFSKLLVLMSLFHVSLAARKLTELVQDQPNALMQYHNGPLLSGQMPINLIWYGKFTPSQRAIVSDFVTSLSSSPPQMQPSVGTWWKTTEKYYNLVKSKKLSSLSLTLGNQILDEIYSLGKSLTQKQIVQLASKGDQMNAINVVLTSADVTVDGFCMSRCGTHGSSKGNIQAKGKNYKFSYIWVGNSETQCPGQCAWPFHQPIYGPQSPPLVAPNEDVGMDGMVINLATLLAGTATNPFGNGYYQGPADAPLEAASACPGVYAKGAFPGYAGNLLVDSTTGASYNAHGANGRKYLVPALFDPATSSCSILSESFIW is encoded by the exons ATGGCATCTTTCTTTTCGAAACTCCTGGTCTTAATGTCTCTTTTCCACGTCTCACTCGCGGCAAGAAAACTCACCGAGTTGGTCCAAGATCAACCCAATGCACTCATGCAATACCACAATGGCCCTCTTCTTTCTGGTCAAATGCCAATCAATCTCATTTGGTACGGCAAATTCACTCCTTCCCAACGAGCCATTGTCTCCGATTTCGTCACCTCGCTGTCTTCTTCCCCACCTCAAATGCAACCGTCGGTCGGCACATGGTGGAAAACCACCGAGAAATACTACAACCTAGTTAAATCCAAGAAATTGTCTTCCCTTTCTCTCACTCTCGGTAATCAAATACTTGATGAGATCTACTCCTTGGGAAAATCGCTCACTCAAAAACAAATTGTGCAATTAGCGTCAAAGGGTGATCAGATGAACGCCATTAACGTTGTCCTCACATCTGCCGACGTCACCGTCGATGGGTTCTGTATGAGTCGGTGTGGGACGCACGGATCTTCCAAGGGCAATATCCAAGCAAAAGGTAAAAATTACAAGTTTTCCTATATCTGGGTCGGCAACTCGGAGACTCAGTGCCCGGGCCAATGCGCTTGGCCATTCCACCAGCCTATTTATGGACCACAAAGTCCACCTTTGGTCGCACCCAACGAAGATGTGGGTATGGATGGAATGGTGATCAACTTGGCTACCCTTTTGGCCGGGACCGCCACAAACCCATTTGGAAATGGCTACTATCAGGGACCTGCTGATGCCCCATTAGAAGCCGCATCGGCTTGTCCAGGAGTTTACGCCAAGGGAGCATTCCCCGGCTACGCAGGGAACCTTTTGGTGGACTCTACGACGGGTGCTAGCTACAATGCTCATGGTGCTAATGGGAGAAAATACTTGGTTCCGGCTCTTTTTGATCCTGCCACATCGTCGTGTTCCA TTTTGTCTGAATCCTTTATATGGTAG